A window from Roseburia sp. 499 encodes these proteins:
- a CDS encoding AMP-binding protein: protein MVCSTIREILVYAEKKFGAGDAVRYKIGKDKVEAKSYTQWKEDSESFSNVLQSLGEVGSHIAITGRTSYQWLVTFLGTVNSGSVAVPLDVALPAEEMCELIDRADATVLVIDEMRADVMEMVRQKCPKLKYLISMQKEESSEEVLSFKQLLREQKGEFSFSPQPDQLCTIMFTSGTTGKSKGVMLTHRNLAENATCLDMKIAERTVLMTVLPIHHAYCLSMDILKGMSLGAIICINDSLLRVAKNIKLFQPNLILMVPLMIETLSKKLEETAWIPPAIVKNKVFGKQFHTIFSGGAYLNPSYIDLFQKYGISILQGYGMTECAPVISTNVSWNIKKGSVGQLMPNCEAKVVEEELWVRGSSVMMGYYNMPEETAETLQDGWLKTGDLGYVDEEGFIYLTGRKKNLIITPNGENVSPEELENKIGSNRLVQEILVRENEGVIEAEIFPDYEYAKKKKISDIEEALQKLIDEYNQGAPAYKRVYRMKVREVEFEKTTSKKIKRY from the coding sequence ATGGTTTGCAGTACAATTCGTGAAATTCTGGTATATGCAGAAAAGAAGTTTGGAGCAGGAGATGCTGTTCGCTATAAAATCGGGAAAGACAAAGTCGAAGCAAAGTCCTATACACAGTGGAAAGAGGATAGTGAGAGTTTTTCAAATGTATTGCAGTCTCTGGGAGAAGTGGGTAGCCATATTGCTATAACAGGAAGAACATCTTATCAGTGGCTTGTGACCTTTTTGGGTACGGTGAACAGTGGAAGTGTTGCAGTACCGCTAGACGTGGCCCTTCCGGCAGAAGAAATGTGTGAACTGATTGACCGTGCTGATGCAACCGTGTTGGTGATAGATGAAATGCGTGCAGACGTTATGGAAATGGTAAGACAGAAATGTCCGAAATTGAAATACCTGATTTCTATGCAGAAGGAAGAAAGTAGTGAAGAAGTACTTTCCTTTAAACAGTTGTTAAGGGAACAGAAGGGTGAATTTTCCTTTTCTCCGCAACCGGATCAGCTCTGTACCATTATGTTTACGTCAGGTACTACAGGAAAGAGTAAAGGAGTTATGCTGACACACCGCAATCTTGCGGAAAATGCGACTTGTTTGGATATGAAAATTGCGGAACGAACAGTGCTTATGACAGTATTGCCAATACATCACGCTTATTGTCTCAGTATGGATATTTTAAAGGGAATGTCCCTGGGAGCCATTATTTGTATCAATGACTCATTGCTTAGGGTAGCGAAAAACATCAAACTTTTTCAGCCTAACTTGATTCTTATGGTACCGCTTATGATAGAAACGTTATCAAAAAAATTGGAAGAAACGGCATGGATTCCACCTGCAATTGTAAAAAATAAGGTGTTTGGAAAACAATTTCACACCATTTTTAGTGGAGGTGCATACTTAAATCCTTCTTATATTGATTTGTTCCAAAAATACGGAATCAGCATATTACAGGGGTACGGTATGACAGAGTGTGCTCCTGTTATCAGCACCAATGTCAGCTGGAATATCAAAAAAGGTTCTGTAGGGCAGTTGATGCCAAACTGCGAAGCCAAAGTGGTAGAAGAGGAACTTTGGGTGCGCGGAAGCAGTGTGATGATGGGATACTATAACATGCCGGAAGAAACAGCAGAGACACTTCAGGACGGATGGCTGAAGACAGGTGATCTTGGCTATGTGGATGAGGAAGGTTTTATCTATCTGACCGGAAGAAAGAAGAATTTGATTATTACTCCAAATGGCGAAAATGTTTCACCGGAAGAACTGGAGAATAAAATTGGTTCTAACCGTCTGGTTCAGGAAATTTTAGTGCGGGAGAATGAAGGGGTGATTGAGGCGGAGATTTTTCCAGATTATGAATATGCGAAAAAGAAGAAAATATCAGATATCGAGGAAGCTCTGCAAAAGTTAATTGATGAGTATAATCAGGGGGCACCGGCGTATAAAAGGGTTTATCGGATGAAAGTGCGAGAGGTAGAATTTGAAAAGACCACATCTAAAAAAATAAAAAGATATTAA
- a CDS encoding acyl carrier protein — translation MLEKLKKVICNYVETTPEEIKPETRFMEDLGFTSFDFMSMLGELEEELDIEVDEVEAANIRTVQEAVDYLEKLIA, via the coding sequence ATGTTAGAAAAATTAAAAAAAGTAATTTGTAATTATGTAGAGACTACACCGGAGGAAATTAAGCCGGAAACCCGTTTTATGGAGGATTTAGGTTTTACTTCCTTTGACTTCATGAGCATGCTGGGAGAATTAGAAGAGGAACTTGACATCGAAGTGGATGAAGTAGAAGCAGCAAACATTCGTACGGTACAGGAAGCAGTTGATTACTTGGAAAAGTTAATCGCATAA